ATGTCagcgtaaaaaataaaattaagttttttttttaatttgataaagatGAAATATATCTTTTGACttaaagtaaaatattaaattagtaaaataaaaattttaagtatgaagatcatatcaataaataaattatgtatatgttactaattatattatagaatttacatataattatacaacatattttcattttattcgcTTTGATCAGTATAATCAGTTTATATGACAAACCATATCCATATagcacgttttttttttaaaataacatccATTTGGTATATTTGGTATTaccaaattcaaaatattttttctattctgTTCGGTTTTACCGGATTGAactcctaaatctaaactatgtataatatctCACTATTGTTTTTACCTATTCAATATCtattgattaaaatttataattttttttagtctaCTCACTCTCTGCACATGGCGCGGGTCATCACCTAGTAAAAGAGTATTTAGGGACTTAGAATTTAAGTGGATCTGTTCATGTTTCTAATTGTATGGGGGTCTAGATCTAATTTATATTGTTGTGTGTAAGTAATTAGTTAGATAGATGTAgggttaaatgttttttttagtttatccattttaaaatgtgatttaagtaaaaaaattattaaagggTCCAAATAAGACTACTAGTCTGGAAGGCAATTTTAGAATGGAAGGCAATTTTAGAATGGAAGGCAATTTTAGAATGCGATCCTCATTTTTCTTCATATCTTCACTGTCTTCGTTTACGTTGCTCTCAACCCACATTTGGCATTATTTACTTAAAtaggtattttataaataacggGTGTTGAATTTTCTGCTGAAGTTACTCAAGAAAGAATATACGATCATACGAATGAGAGATGCATGTTGTGATCCGACTCGAGGAAAATGACATAACCCAAGAGAAATATCCAGATATATAATAAGAACATCAATAACAAATACATCAtcataaaaatgagaatttGGAAGCACAAACAATTGAGACCTTGTTtaagcagaaaaaaaaattgagaccTCGAGCTGAGATCATTTCAAACTATATTATTACTACATCCTCTCTCATTATAATATTGCAAGTCTTAGCAAGAATAACACATAACTTAAACCTGTATCGATACGATTTTCACGTAAGGTCGTACTTCTTTCTTACAAGGGCCTAGTATGTCGTCCTTTTGCCCGGCCACACAGACGCGAGTTCTTTGGGATAGGGTACTCATCTCTCAAGGACGTCGATGTTGTAAAGACGCGCAAGTAGAGCTGTTGTCCCAAATACTGCCTTGCCCAAAACTCGGACCTTAGGTTCCACATTCCCACGTTGTCCAAAGCAATGTAAATGGCTGTCCATGATTTTGGATACACCTGAATCCCAAATATATATGTCATGTTCTTAATTAGAttaacaagaaaagaaaataatgtgTTAGATTGAGGAAGAAGAGGCAAGAAGAATGGGAAACTGCCTCACTTGGACAGTTGAACGGGAAACTGCATCACGTAAATTGTACCCATTTCTGCTCCCTGTGTTCCACTGTCCACCATCCATCCTGTATGTTATCGGATCAGAACACATTTAGACaatgtcaaaagaaaaagaaactacCAAATAAAAAGGTGTGAAGATAAATGTACCCAACAACCCAGAAGGAGTAACCATTGAGATGATAACTTTGAACGATATTCTCTTTGTTCTCGAATACAATCTCGATAAACGTTCGATAATCGACTTGCAAAACAGAGGTGTCAAGGTATAAACCTCCCCCTGTGGATTTGTCCGAGATGCTATTGATCTTATAAACCCCGCTTATCTTGAAGAAGTCGGCAAGTTTTAGAGGTGTATCCGCAGGCACAAATGACACACTATTGATACCGTATCTCTGCTTCCCATTTATCTGCCCCGCTGAGCTACCAAACACAATAGTCCTAATGAGCGGTATTAGGCCATAATGATATGATCCTTGTGGGTTTGGTCTTGGTCCACTGGCTGTCAAGTTGGTTCtacgaaaaaaacaaaaccattaGATCTTTACAATTCAATATATGGAGGGAGCTTAAAACACTTAGTTGCCTATGCAAGAGCCAAGAAGAGTACCTGATGGCACGTGCTTGGTTTAAGGACCAATCAATTTGAATGGTGGGACCACCGGGCATTGGACCAGAAGCTGAAGTTGACGAACCACTGTATCGGAGAATGCCGGTGGTTGTTATGATCTTATCGGTGAACCGAGAGGAAGCAACCACGTAGTAGTCACGAGGAGATTGGTCAGCAGTAATGAGAATAGAGTAAGACTGGCCAACATGAACGTCAAGTGACGAAAACATGGTTTGCATTGTGTGTGTCCCTTCGACTTCCACAAGCTTCATCCTGTGGTTTTGGATTCTGAAGTTAAGAGAATTTTGTAATCCAACGTTTGATATCCTCAACCTGTATGTTTTTCCTACATTGCATAAACGTGATTTTGAAACATTATTAATAAACGTGTTGAACGAGTGAAATTTAGGAAATCGAGATCAAATGCCACACACCTTGCTCAACGTTTAATGTAGCACCGTTGCTTCGGCCATTGATAAGAATACCATCAGGCGATGGTAACTTCCTTCCTCTGTCAAGACGCGCCTTTAAATCCTGAGCAgtatacaaaatattaagagaattttattatttgtataagCACTtgatcatttaaaatataacatatgttataataGATTAGGTCATCAAAATATATCATTATAGATTATGAAATGGATACGCATGTGATAATTATATAacctataaaataaaagttgagAAAATGTGTAAATTCATGCTATTAAATGCttgtatctatatatatataataatttttgcgAAAAATTATTTCGCAATCATGctttcacgttaaaagttagaatgattaatgtaaaaagttaaaaataaaaagatgcaTAAACActaagtaaatttaaaaaaaaaaacaaattctgtaatttttaataataaatatttataacacgattttgtCCGCATGTGCGAATAACTCCTAGTACAAATTAAATTCGGATTTAGTTATTTATGATAATTTGTGTATAAATTACTCCCTCTGTACCATTTTAAGTGGTGtttaagcatttttattttgtttcataataagtgatGTTCTCACATTTctagataaaatttaatgtcaATTGAAATTTTcgaccaattacaaaatactccatatttttcttattggttAGACTGATTTTATTTAATGCAATTTTATGTAACCAAGATAAATTGCAtagaaatttgtatttttttaatctttgtgtaAAAACCTCAAACACCACTTAAAATGGTACAGAGGAagtattattactatttttattaGGGAAAATCTTCTAAATAACCTATTTTAGCTTTTGTTCATTAATgggtaaaaaataattatattttgatttataattttaattacttatttattaaatatagaaaataattaagttttaaaattttgaaaataattgttTTCTTGAAATTTTTGCTTTTAACAAAATACGTTTAGaatttccaaaatattttagaaaatgatttttctttagttaagaaattagaaaaactttcttcaatatatatatgaaattttccataatttgtaaaaagaaaattgatttgAATTTAGGAATGCTTTCATAAAATAGaaagtttatttaaatatttataggaaatgaTGTAATTATCATTTATCTTTCTTATAAAGGATAAATTAGTAGCTTTGATTATATTGTGAACTAgtttggaaataaaaaaaatgttttggagCTATTTGAAGtcacttattattatttttaattttatataggttttatatatatattttttattttaaagtttatattttacaaaaatgaattttataagtactttaagttaattttattatcaccatatttgacttttttgttcagaacacattttttttttaaataactaatgtTAAAGTTAGTAATTACTATTATGTCAAGTTCATGTTAAACAAGTAAaacacattcaaattttataaaatcagaTCAGGTTCATATTATTGTTGGCGaaagaattttgttttttttgttttttaccaAAACTCACCGTGTGATTAGTTTTGTACCAATCTCCGATGAGGACAGTGTAATCTCCTGCGGGGTCAGCAAATGGAACTGGAATTCCAGGACGACTAAGGATTCTGATGCCTCCGAACCCACCAGCTGCCTTATGAAATGCAAGGGATGGGAAGTAGTAGAAGCTTCCAATTTGGTCTTTCACTTGCAAAATATATGTGTAGTTGGTCCTTGGTGGAATTGGACAAGTCGTTCCATACATTCCATCAACATAAGAGTTTCTCCTATTTTGTACTCCATTCCTGTTTTATCCATTTTTAACAGTTAAATAGCAACGAATACACATAAGAGCATATGTAGCAAATAACCAAAATTTTAGAAtgtcgttttaattttttttttctttgcaaaaCAACATCTACAATATATGTAGTAAATATTGTATCTACTAATACTATCATGTTAATTTATTTGTagatacaatattttatataacattACAATTTTACATAACATATGGTTTtcaatttaaattctataaatgATTTTggcttagagcatctccaacttaCCCTTATATTTACTCTATCTCATCTCTATTTCTTCCCCTAAAATAGAAAATTGCTATTTTTCCTCTATATTTAGGggaaaaaatagcattcctccATAATagagacatattttttatttacgcaatagatctttaatttttttttgtgattataactaaaaatacatggttatttagaaatatattatttctacATATAAAAcccaattatttttttgtttacataataaTCTTAATTATTAcagttatatataaaataaataaatattattattattttatttgaaagtcaattttttaaaacaaataatatttaaattttatatttaaaactaaaataattaattatagtttaattattaaaaagtctACATAAATTTCACATATTGATAACATATTTAAGTTGaacttaaatattaattaataaaacataataaaacaaCTTAATATTCTGGTAAATTACTTCTGGATCTACAAAGATCGTTAGAATATTGTTCAAACGAAATGGATGGATATGGAACTTGTTGATTTTATTGCTGGTTGCTTCAAAAACCGATTCTAAGAGTTTTTAAGtcgattcaaaaatattaaagataaaaaaatctcatttctcattttataatgtattaattgattatttataagaaaagtatttgtttcattatttttgtttaatattttttgtaataaaatgtttaaattaaataatattttatttttatgaaagatTTCCAAAAGATATAATGAATAGGTTAATTATCTACATTTAAAAGTTAAAGAGTGTTAattgtaaactaaaaataatcttttaaaaatatttttttttaaataaaagaatacATTAGAGATAACTCATCTCTATCGTAGAGTTCTTCGGtcgtaaataaaagaaaaaggaatGCTTTGATCTTAGTAAAGTTTGTACATAATTACCAACACTATAATTCGTTTAATCTTTACCGATAtaacttcaaaaagaaaaaaaaaatgatgtcaCGAAGATAGGCTAATTAGTGGAAATGGGTAGGGCCCTTCTTAAAGACAACGTAACTTCAACGACATTCTAAAGCAGCCGACAAGTTTCACCGAAAGGGCATGTTCGGGTGTTAAACAGCTAATGAATTAGGGAGACAGGTGGCAAAATGTGGAAGATAATATTATTCTGTTACTATATTTCAACCAAActaatatttatgttaaatttaaatattttgatatatattcttcaaatatatatgctatatatatattatttttacttttagatATCCATGAAATTTTCGAAATTGGCGAAAAAAATAAAGGCTGACTTTGAAATTGTGCTTTTCATAGaatttttagaataaatatatgtgGAAAAGCGTGCTATTACGATAGGAAAGCATGCGAGTGCGATAAATGTAGACATGGGTTTAAATGGAAACGGTCCATCCATAATGGCATCAATCTGTAAGATAACGAAAAATCTATTACGGGTATTAATCAAAGATAACTGCCATTAATGAGAgggaattttgttttgtttttgtcttgtCAAAAAATGTGATAAATGTAGTCATAGAATAGAATGTGATTGGATAACATTTTTAGAGTTATTTTTactctaatttttaatttacttCAAATTCCACTAAAAACATACTAATTAAgtgaaactaatgttttatttttagtttatttactATCTAATGAgaaaaacacttacttaattttATTCAGTAATTTACTAGAATAATAACATTTACACTAacgttttttttcctttttctgttaatttttattttttctcttatttccattttttctttatcCTAATTCTATCGAATCACATTCATAGTATGATTTTTCCTGATAACAAAATTATGATGTACTGTAAAATAgtagtttgtatttgtgttaaaatataagtagttttcaCATTGAATCAATGcaactttgtaatttttttcaaaagtaacaatttttttaatgttagtACTTTAACTAAAACTACTTATCGAAACAGAGTGAGAGGGGGTAAAGTCTAACAAATCGCGACTACCAGTTTATTTACGTTGTTGAAAAACTCGAATTTTTAGATGACAAAAAGATGAAGTGGCTactcaaaaaaaatgaagaaaacgtGGAGCAAAACTGCTCTCACGGATTATTACTGTATCGTAAATTCCATGTATAATCTGTTGTTCAATATAGTACATGTATAACCTACaactttctttttccttttctggATGTGAAGAGTATAAGGTTGTAATTCGGAAAAAATGAAGTGTGGTCGTTACCAGGATATTAAGAAAGGCTCGTCTAAGCTGTTGTGTACGTTAATGATGAGATTGTCGTTTGTCACACTGTGAATGTCGGGTCCCGGAAATTGTCCATTAATCAATATTCcctattttcataaaattaaaaaaaaaaattagtattctTGACTGATTCAGTTCACTAGATCTAACCTTCAgggtaacaaaaaaaagttactttTCGTCAACCAACCAATAAAACGATCCACGGAGCCATAACGTTGTTTTACACAAGAAATAGTAGGAAAAtactcttttaaaaaataaagtaatattgTACTCTGCTCGTTTTAACAGAAGAGCTAATGATGTAGAAGACCTGTTGACGAACACCGAGAGGATAAATGTCACCGTATGTTACATTCCAGTCGAAGAATCGGTAAGGACTCTCGGCAGTGACCAAGGCGAAGAATGAGAAGCAGAGCAATAGGACGGTGCCTCCGGATCTGCCCACTGCCATCATTTTTGAATGAGAGAGAGTTGAATGACGGCGTTTCTAAtggtggagagagagagagtgagagagagtgagagagagagagagagagagtagacaCAAACTGAGTTATGTAAATTTAAGTGCGTCGGGAGGGTGGGAGCGAGAGGGGTTCCTAACTAAACTGGACAAAATGAATAAAAGCCAAGAAATTTTGCATTTACTGCGTTGACTTAcagatttaaaataatcaaattccttctttttttttatcgacGAGTCGAATTCCTTTATATCAAGTAAACAAGACGATAACTCGTgcatagtaattttaaaaaaatatatattatgctaaaatattataaacaatataCATTTTATTATCAATAACCGTTTTTACATTTGATTAGAGGTGGATATTCCAGTACCATTTTGTTCAATTCAGATCTTTGAAGGTTTAGTTCGGTTTGTATTTTTGggggtttggttcgggtttaaattcgaataacctatttaatttttttcaaaaactaaagttcatatatactttaaatttttcaaaatctaaaaataaaaattaaatataacatataaatttgaataatgtattcaaaatacttaaacttaacataaaaattggtttatcttaaatatttggataggaaatcaatagatattgTAAGTATTTTAGGTATTATAAGTATcgtttagttattttaaacattCACTTAtcactatttgtatatatttccaAGTATTTTGAACaacttaaaaatgttttatatattgtgaatattcttttagatattaaatttaaaaataattaatatatttaagtatataaatcttgtTCAGATGTATTCGGATACCTAAAAATATTATggtttggatcgggttcggttccggttctctagataccaaaattttgaactcaTTCGGATATCTAACCAATTTTGATTAAAGTTTAGTACTATTCTTTGGATCAGCCTTGGTTCGGTTTTTATGGATTCAGATTTTTTGCACaaccctatatttttattatgacaaaattttaaacgaaaATGATGATGGTTCATACTGATTTTGGGTATGCAACCATTTTTAAGCTAAAACACATTTTACTATGTATGTTGCCCATTTAGTTAATCACTAAAAATTGTTCTAGACCagtttaataaaatgatgatgGTTCATATCGGTTTTaggcaaatttcaaaattaaaatattaaagtctcAATA
The window above is part of the Brassica napus cultivar Da-Ae chromosome C8, Da-Ae, whole genome shotgun sequence genome. Proteins encoded here:
- the LOC106372080 gene encoding L-ascorbate oxidase homolog, coding for MMAVGRSGGTVLLLCFSFFALVTAESPYRFFDWNVTYGDIYPLGVRQQGILINGQFPGPDIHSVTNDNLIINVHNSLDEPFLISWNGVQNRRNSYVDGMYGTTCPIPPRTNYTYILQVKDQIGSFYYFPSLAFHKAAGGFGGIRILSRPGIPVPFADPAGDYTVLIGDWYKTNHTDLKARLDRGRKLPSPDGILINGRSNGATLNVEQGKTYRLRISNVGLQNSLNFRIQNHRMKLVEVEGTHTMQTMFSSLDVHVGQSYSILITADQSPRDYYVVASSRFTDKIITTTGILRYSGSSTSASGPMPGGPTIQIDWSLNQARAIRTNLTASGPRPNPQGSYHYGLIPLIRTIVFGSSAGQINGKQRYGINSVSFVPADTPLKLADFFKISGVYKINSISDKSTGGGLYLDTSVLQVDYRTFIEIVFENKENIVQSYHLNGYSFWVVGMDGGQWNTGSRNGYNLRDAVSRSTVQVYPKSWTAIYIALDNVGMWNLRSEFWARQYLGQQLYLRVFTTSTSLRDEYPIPKNSRLCGRAKGRHTRPL